DNA from uncultured Cohaesibacter sp.:
CGATGAAACAATTCTGTCAAATTCCAGATATAAATGCAGCTTCAGCGTAAAAGTCGCCCGGTGTTTGTGTCAATCTAGCCAGATTGATACAGTCAAAAGGCTTGGTCCCTGTCTATCAACGGCAGAACGCATTCTATTCCCTTGATCCCGATCAACTTTCTGATCTTGCCTAACAATTGGAACGAAGAGATGAGTGAAAAAACGGTCGCCATAGCCTTTGGTGGAGGGGGAGCGCGCGGGCTGGCACACATCTGGATCATGGAAGCCCTCGATGAGCTCGGCATCACGCCCGTCGCTCTGTCGGGTTGCTCCATCGGCGCCCTTGCCGCCGCGTCTTATGGTTCCGGGATGACGGGGGCGGACCTCAGACGTTATGTGCTCGACCTGTTTGGTAATCGCGGGGAGGTGCTGTCCCGCTTGTGGCAGAACAGGCCCAAGAGCTTCTCAGAGCTGTTCGCCTCTCCCAACCCGGTTGGCAATTGGGTGCAGTTCGATCCCGAATGGCTCGCCGAGGCCTTTCTGCCACCAGACATCAAGAGCGATTTTTCCGAGTTTTTGATGCCGGTCTCCATGTCCGCGTCCAACTATTTCACCGGCGAGGAGGTCGTCTTCCGCTCTGGCAAGGTCATGACCGCGATGGCGGCCTCCATGGCCATTCCGGCCCTGTTTCGCCCTGTGCTGTTCGAAGGTGAGGTGCTGATCGATGGCGGCTGCGTCAATCCCATGCCAATCGATCATGTCCGCCCGCACGCCGATATCATCATCGCCGTTGATGTGGTCGGCGTGCCGCAGAAGCCTGCCGACGGCAAGGTCGGCTCTTTCGAGATGGGATTCGGCGCGACCCAGATTCTCATGCAAACCATCCAGCGCGAGAAGATGCGCCATGACAAGGTCGACCTGCTCGTCCAACCCCTGATCAGCAGCTTCCGCCCGCTCGATTTTCTCAAGGCCAACGATATTCTCGCCGTCAGCGAGCCTTGCAAGGACGAGGTCAAGCGCAGCCTTTCGATCCTCATGGAAGCCTGAAACGAGCCGCCTCGGCAGCTCGTTGAGCCCTCATTGCGGCAATCCATGCCTTGACATCGTGTATATACATGATACCGTCCGCGCCATGAGCGAAGAGACCAGCAGAAAAGATCCCGGCAGGGCGGGCGAGGAAGTCAATGTGGAAGAGGAATTTCCACGTTGCCTGTTTCTCAATACGGTCAAGACCGCCCGCTATTTGACCCGGAAATATGACCGCAAGCTGGCCCCGCTTGGCGTCACGACCATGCAATATTTCGTCATGATGTTTCTGCGCTACAACAAGGGCAGAACCATCAATGAAATCGCCAGTCTGATGGATATGGACCGCTCCACTCTGACGCGCAACATCGATGGATTGGTCCGTAAGGACCTCGCGGTCAAGACCATGGCGGAAAAGGGAAACGGGCGCGTTTGCCTGCTGACGGACAAGGGCGAGGCACTTCTCGACCGGCTGATTCCCATCTGGCTTGAGGCGCGCGAGTCCATGCGCAAACAACTGGCGGAGCAGGACGTCAACGAATACAGGACCGTGCTTCACTTGCTGTCCATCATTTGAAAAATTTTTCACCATAACGTGTATATACACGATTATCAGGAGACGAGCGAAATGCCAAACAGAGATGACCTGATCAATGACCCCATCGTTGTGACAGGGCTGGGGGCCGTGAGCCCGTTGGGTGTCGGAGTTGCAACCAACTGGGAACGCCTGTTGGCGGGTCGGAGTGGCATCGTGACGAACACGCGGTT
Protein-coding regions in this window:
- a CDS encoding patatin-like phospholipase family protein, with translation MSEKTVAIAFGGGGARGLAHIWIMEALDELGITPVALSGCSIGALAAASYGSGMTGADLRRYVLDLFGNRGEVLSRLWQNRPKSFSELFASPNPVGNWVQFDPEWLAEAFLPPDIKSDFSEFLMPVSMSASNYFTGEEVVFRSGKVMTAMAASMAIPALFRPVLFEGEVLIDGGCVNPMPIDHVRPHADIIIAVDVVGVPQKPADGKVGSFEMGFGATQILMQTIQREKMRHDKVDLLVQPLISSFRPLDFLKANDILAVSEPCKDEVKRSLSILMEA
- a CDS encoding MarR family winged helix-turn-helix transcriptional regulator — encoded protein: MSEETSRKDPGRAGEEVNVEEEFPRCLFLNTVKTARYLTRKYDRKLAPLGVTTMQYFVMMFLRYNKGRTINEIASLMDMDRSTLTRNIDGLVRKDLAVKTMAEKGNGRVCLLTDKGEALLDRLIPIWLEARESMRKQLAEQDVNEYRTVLHLLSII